Proteins encoded within one genomic window of Bacteroides sedimenti:
- the hemW gene encoding radical SAM family heme chaperone HemW codes for MAGIYLHVPFCKTRCNYCDFYSTTRDEVRERYIRALCRELELRNNYLENEPVETIYFGGGTPSQLSHSDFEKIFTTLNKEYDIQNCGEITIEANPDDLTPEYINKLTTLPFNRISIGMQTFNDKLLRLLNRRHTANQAIRAVEECRKAGFRNISIDLMYGLPGETLKDWVADLETAISLNPEHISAYHLIYEEGTPLYKMLQKQQITEVNEELSVSFFSLMIERLTQAGYQHYEISNFCKPDMYSRHNSSYWTGKKYLGCGPSAHSFNGESRQWNVSSLEQYLEGIECGAPCFEVEPLDTVTRYNDFVITSLRTMWGLPLAHLKEEFGEELLQYCLGNAKNYLESGKLEIKDNTLFLTKEGIFISDGIMSDLLWVEEE; via the coding sequence ATGGCAGGCATTTACCTACATGTTCCATTTTGCAAAACCAGATGCAATTACTGTGACTTCTACTCCACAACAAGAGATGAGGTCAGAGAGCGTTATATCCGGGCGCTATGCAGGGAGTTGGAACTGCGTAACAACTACCTGGAAAATGAACCTGTGGAGACAATCTATTTCGGAGGCGGAACCCCTTCACAACTATCTCATTCCGATTTTGAAAAGATATTTACTACTTTAAACAAAGAGTATGATATACAAAATTGCGGGGAGATTACCATTGAAGCCAACCCCGACGACCTGACTCCTGAATACATCAATAAACTGACAACGCTGCCCTTCAACCGCATAAGCATTGGCATGCAGACGTTTAACGACAAGCTCCTGCGCCTGCTCAACAGAAGGCATACCGCCAATCAGGCGATTCGGGCAGTGGAAGAGTGCCGCAAGGCAGGGTTCCGCAACATCAGCATCGATCTGATGTACGGCCTTCCGGGAGAGACTCTGAAAGATTGGGTAGCCGATTTGGAAACAGCGATAAGCCTCAACCCGGAACATATTTCGGCTTACCACCTTATATATGAAGAGGGCACCCCCCTCTATAAAATGTTGCAGAAACAACAGATTACAGAGGTTAACGAAGAGTTGAGCGTCAGCTTCTTTTCACTGATGATTGAGCGTTTAACCCAAGCCGGTTACCAACATTACGAAATCTCCAACTTCTGCAAACCCGATATGTACTCACGACATAACTCGAGCTACTGGACCGGCAAGAAATATCTGGGCTGCGGCCCGTCCGCACACTCCTTTAACGGAGAAAGCCGTCAATGGAACGTATCCTCTCTGGAGCAATACCTTGAAGGAATAGAATGCGGAGCTCCCTGCTTTGAGGTGGAGCCATTAGACACTGTCACCCGCTATAACGATTTTGTGATTACCTCCCTTCGCACCATGTGGGGATTACCCCTGGCACACTTAAAAGAGGAGTTTGGCGAAGAACTGCTACAATATTGCCTGGGCAATGCAAAAAACTATCTGGAATCGGGCAAACTCGAGATTAAAGACAATACCCTTTTCCTCACCAAAGAGGGCATATTCATTTCGGATGGAATCATGAGTGACCTTCTATGGGTTGAAGAGGAATAA
- a CDS encoding LysO family transporter, with the protein MLIITIILFMATGIFAGYLIRNKNIGIVSRIVTGFIWLLLFLLGMEVGGNERLIKGLYVFGLEALILMIAGVTGSILASWALWRYISKNEQKKNNQS; encoded by the coding sequence ATGTTGATAATTACCATTATACTTTTTATGGCAACTGGTATCTTTGCCGGATACCTGATTCGAAACAAGAATATCGGAATTGTAAGTCGTATCGTCACCGGATTCATCTGGCTGCTTCTTTTCCTGCTGGGAATGGAGGTGGGCGGCAACGAACGCCTTATCAAAGGTCTCTACGTCTTTGGGCTGGAGGCCTTAATCCTGATGATAGCCGGAGTAACGGGAAGCATTCTTGCCTCCTGGGCCTTGTGGCGCTATATTTCAAAAAACGAACAAAAGAAGAATAATCAATCATGA
- a CDS encoding lysine exporter LysO family protein translates to MKGSLTIVGFFILGIIVSHYRLVPYTNMCSDLSFYALCGLMFFVGISIGSDTTTLKNFRQLNIRYTLLPLMTILGTLAGCIIVSLFLSNRSVSECCAVGSGLGYYSLSSVIITEYHGAELGTIALLCNIMREIVALLCAPLLVKHFGRLSPISVGGATTMDTTLPIITQSCGKDFVVVSIFHGCLTDFSVPFLVTLFCSL, encoded by the coding sequence ATGAAAGGAAGTCTCACCATCGTAGGGTTCTTTATTCTGGGTATCATCGTTAGCCACTACCGGTTGGTACCTTATACAAATATGTGTTCAGACCTGAGTTTCTATGCTCTTTGCGGGCTTATGTTCTTTGTCGGCATCAGCATCGGAAGCGATACGACCACCCTCAAAAACTTCCGTCAGCTCAACATTCGATATACTCTGCTTCCTCTGATGACAATTCTTGGTACATTGGCAGGATGCATCATTGTGTCCCTTTTCCTCTCCAACCGTTCCGTCAGCGAATGCTGTGCCGTTGGTTCCGGTCTGGGGTACTATTCACTTTCGAGCGTTATCATTACGGAATATCATGGAGCCGAGCTGGGCACAATAGCCCTGTTGTGCAACATCATGCGAGAGATAGTTGCCCTGCTGTGCGCCCCGCTTCTTGTAAAACATTTCGGCAGACTGTCTCCCATTTCCGTGGGAGGAGCAACTACCATGGATACTACCCTACCCATCATTACGCAATCTTGCGGAAAAGATTTTGTAGTTGTTTCAATCTTCCACGGATGCCTGACCGATTTCTCGGTTCCGTTTCTTGTAACTCTTTTCTGTTCATTGTAA
- a CDS encoding DUF3857 domain-containing protein: protein MKKNAVLFLLFLSVHLFTSAQDFNYNYGKITDNELSMTSYQGDASAPAVVIYKNITAKYAYKKDGFVVEYIYEQKIKVLKSEGTKYANVTIPVFDKGDSGSPKEVVSKIEAYAYNLEEGKTKKTKMDKNYIFEERINPFYKQIKFTIPAVKEGTVIEYKYKLTSERPDVIEDCVFQQDIPAMYSSYDVTIPQYFDFNAELVGKNQIKVAESLVNQSASFENEYQQSYTVSFTSRRIFLTVINLPAMKDEPNVWCADDYRTKVTFELKGTKFPGSDYKPFTSKWEDIDALLKKDKEFGEVLNMVNPFREEMRAMQVTSLPSNTEKIRAIFKFLKSKIVWDGTYRLYGENIKKAIKKGAGSNADINFILISMLKDASIDAYPVMMSKRSSGRLPILFPSVYKLNTFIVGINDGSSIVYLDGSVSNGDINILPPVLMVDRARVYNSNGPGSWVDLTSVGRHSVNAIVKASISPEGTITGERAVSYSGDKAVGFRNGFSEAKDSTTFITKTETENGISIKGTSFKGLESFSPTVQERLIFTKEVSHNDTHIYLNPMIFPHLTKNYFMSEERRLPVEFDYPYTFKLVTTLEIPKGYQIEDLPKPIKIVFDKQEGCSCTYNIQQTGSTIELAYTFSLKRLLYTEQEYSSLRKLWGTIVDKNNEQIVLKKIATETAASKKESTQL from the coding sequence ATGAAGAAAAACGCTGTACTATTTCTATTGTTTTTATCAGTCCATCTATTCACATCTGCACAGGACTTCAACTACAACTATGGTAAAATTACGGATAATGAGCTATCCATGACTAGTTACCAAGGCGATGCTTCGGCTCCGGCTGTTGTAATATACAAAAATATAACAGCCAAATATGCCTATAAAAAGGATGGATTCGTAGTAGAATATATCTACGAACAGAAAATAAAAGTTTTAAAATCAGAAGGGACAAAATATGCCAATGTGACAATCCCGGTATTTGATAAAGGAGACAGCGGTTCTCCAAAAGAAGTTGTATCAAAGATTGAAGCATATGCTTATAATTTGGAGGAAGGAAAGACAAAGAAAACAAAAATGGATAAAAATTACATTTTTGAAGAGCGCATTAACCCCTTTTATAAACAAATAAAATTCACGATCCCCGCAGTGAAGGAGGGAACTGTTATTGAGTATAAATACAAACTTACCTCCGAGCGTCCCGATGTGATTGAGGACTGTGTGTTTCAGCAGGATATTCCTGCAATGTATAGTAGTTATGATGTTACTATTCCTCAGTATTTTGATTTCAATGCAGAGTTGGTAGGGAAAAACCAGATTAAGGTTGCAGAATCACTTGTTAACCAGAGCGCATCATTTGAAAATGAATACCAACAAAGTTATACTGTTAGCTTTACAAGCAGAAGAATATTCCTTACTGTGATCAACCTGCCTGCCATGAAAGATGAGCCCAACGTTTGGTGCGCTGACGACTACCGCACCAAGGTGACATTCGAGCTGAAAGGTACTAAATTCCCTGGTTCCGATTATAAGCCCTTTACCAGCAAATGGGAAGATATTGATGCTCTACTGAAAAAAGATAAAGAATTTGGCGAAGTACTTAATATGGTAAACCCATTCAGAGAAGAAATGCGCGCTATGCAGGTCACCTCTCTTCCATCAAATACTGAGAAAATACGTGCTATATTTAAGTTCTTAAAATCTAAAATCGTATGGGATGGTACCTATCGTCTTTATGGAGAAAATATCAAAAAAGCCATTAAGAAAGGTGCAGGAAGCAATGCAGACATAAATTTTATTCTTATCAGCATGTTGAAGGATGCATCCATCGATGCTTATCCGGTTATGATGAGCAAACGAAGCAGTGGCAGACTGCCTATTCTATTTCCCAGTGTTTATAAACTAAATACCTTTATAGTAGGTATAAATGATGGTAGCAGCATCGTTTATCTGGATGGCTCTGTAAGTAATGGAGATATCAACATCCTTCCACCGGTACTGATGGTAGACCGGGCAAGGGTGTACAATTCAAACGGGCCGGGAAGTTGGGTAGACCTCACCAGCGTGGGCAGACATTCAGTAAATGCTATTGTAAAAGCATCAATTTCACCCGAAGGTACAATTACGGGAGAAAGAGCTGTATCCTATTCAGGCGACAAAGCGGTCGGTTTCCGGAATGGTTTTTCGGAAGCAAAAGACAGCACTACTTTCATAACTAAAACAGAAACAGAGAACGGAATTTCTATAAAAGGCACTTCTTTCAAAGGTCTTGAAAGTTTTTCTCCAACTGTACAAGAAAGATTGATATTTACCAAAGAAGTGAGCCATAATGATACCCATATCTACCTTAACCCAATGATCTTCCCTCATCTAACCAAGAATTATTTTATGAGTGAAGAGCGTAGGTTACCTGTAGAATTTGATTATCCATACACCTTCAAGCTAGTCACCACACTTGAGATACCTAAGGGATATCAGATTGAGGACCTTCCTAAACCGATAAAGATTGTCTTTGACAAACAAGAAGGCTGTAGTTGTACCTATAATATACAACAAACTGGCAGTACAATAGAACTGGCATATACGTTCTCTCTGAAAAGACTTCTGTACACCGAGCAGGAATACAGTTCTTTGAGGAAACTATGGGGCACAATTGTGGACAAAAACAATGAGCAAATCGTATTAAAGAAAATAGCAACAGAAACTGCCGCCTCTAAAAAAGAGAGTACTCAACTGTAA
- a CDS encoding DUF3857 domain-containing protein — MKKLVTLLLLLVSVIGATSAQEFTTKYGKVTKDELAMKSYSKDTTASAVILYKTLDVCYFYNDAIGNFEIEYYYEAKIKVLKPDGVNKANISIPFYDTGKSGSSRERVSKIEAFAYNMENGKIQKTKMEKNYIFEEQSSPVYKRVKFTIPVVKEGTVIEYKYKLSSPFWANLNDMEIQEDIPVVYAKYQVRIPEYFFFNIDTRGYERLKTEDIRTNETFMVQTSNGTRQPVTSNSRQLTFIANELSALKDEPNVWCSNDFCTKVTFELRGIQFPFSAYEPYTNTWEKIEELLKKEDGFGDMLKLKNPYKDEMGALNLSNLSQQEKIRAIFQLLRKKMSWNGNYAFFGNETKKAIKNGTGNNADMNFVLISMLKDAGLNAFPVMMSTRDRGRLPYTYPSINKLNTFIVGINDTDSTAVFLDGSVKYGDINVIPSTLMVDRARTYNTNSPGSWVDLTSIGRHSINSFIKGRITADGKLEGERSSAYSGLNAASFRSEFKASKDSATYIQEMETENGISVKGFVCEELETLSPNVKEKVSFNKEISSNDEHIYLNPMIFPHLTKNPFTSETRKLPIEFSYPNTFKLACILDIPEGYQVEELPKSAKLNLEKQGCDCSYNIQVINNQIHLRYVFTLQRIMYSTDEYPSLRNFWGTVMNKNNEQIVLKKITSQNTQPAQQTSQQ, encoded by the coding sequence ATGAAGAAACTTGTAACCTTATTACTCTTGCTGGTTTCAGTCATCGGCGCGACATCAGCACAAGAATTTACAACCAAGTATGGAAAAGTGACCAAGGACGAACTCGCCATGAAAAGCTATTCCAAAGATACAACCGCATCAGCTGTTATACTTTATAAAACGCTTGATGTATGCTATTTTTATAACGATGCCATCGGAAATTTTGAGATAGAATATTATTACGAAGCAAAAATAAAAGTACTGAAACCTGATGGAGTTAATAAGGCAAATATTTCAATTCCATTTTACGACACTGGTAAGAGCGGTTCATCCAGAGAACGTGTCTCTAAAATAGAAGCGTTTGCCTACAACATGGAAAATGGCAAAATTCAGAAAACAAAGATGGAAAAGAATTACATCTTTGAAGAACAATCAAGTCCAGTCTACAAAAGGGTTAAATTTACCATCCCGGTAGTAAAAGAGGGTACTGTGATTGAGTATAAATATAAATTATCATCACCTTTCTGGGCAAACTTGAATGACATGGAAATCCAGGAAGACATACCTGTGGTCTATGCAAAATATCAAGTTCGCATTCCTGAATATTTTTTCTTTAATATTGACACTAGAGGGTACGAACGTTTAAAGACAGAAGATATCCGCACCAATGAAACTTTCATGGTGCAGACAAGCAATGGCACAAGACAACCGGTAACAAGCAATTCACGCCAGTTGACCTTTATTGCCAATGAGCTTTCTGCCCTGAAAGACGAACCTAATGTGTGGTGTTCAAATGATTTCTGCACTAAAGTAACCTTTGAATTAAGAGGAATTCAGTTCCCCTTCTCTGCTTATGAACCATATACCAATACTTGGGAGAAAATTGAGGAACTTCTCAAAAAAGAAGATGGTTTTGGAGACATGCTTAAGCTTAAAAATCCATATAAGGATGAGATGGGAGCACTTAATCTGTCGAACCTGTCACAACAAGAAAAAATCCGGGCAATTTTTCAGCTGTTAAGAAAGAAAATGAGCTGGAACGGCAATTATGCTTTCTTTGGAAACGAAACCAAAAAAGCGATTAAAAACGGAACGGGAAACAATGCCGATATGAACTTCGTTTTAATCAGCATGCTGAAAGATGCAGGACTTAATGCATTCCCGGTAATGATGAGTACCCGGGACAGGGGAAGACTTCCTTATACTTACCCAAGCATAAATAAGCTGAACACCTTTATCGTGGGTATTAATGACACAGACAGCACAGCCGTTTTTCTGGATGGTTCTGTCAAATATGGCGATATAAACGTTATTCCATCAACGTTAATGGTAGATAGGGCCAGAACCTATAACACAAACAGTCCGGGCAGTTGGGTTGATTTAACCTCTATCGGCCGACATTCAATTAACTCGTTTATCAAAGGTAGAATTACTGCTGACGGAAAACTTGAAGGAGAAAGAAGTTCAGCATATAGTGGACTAAATGCAGCAAGCTTCCGCTCAGAGTTCAAAGCATCCAAAGACAGCGCCACATATATTCAGGAAATGGAAACCGAGAACGGCATTTCTGTAAAAGGATTCGTTTGCGAGGAACTGGAGACCCTATCCCCCAATGTTAAAGAAAAAGTTTCATTCAATAAAGAAATCAGCAGCAATGATGAACACATCTATCTAAATCCGATGATCTTCCCTCATCTCACCAAAAACCCGTTCACCAGTGAAACCCGGAAGCTCCCCATCGAATTTAGTTACCCGAATACCTTCAAACTTGCTTGTATCTTGGATATCCCAGAAGGGTATCAGGTAGAAGAATTACCAAAATCGGCAAAATTGAATCTGGAAAAACAAGGATGCGATTGTAGTTACAACATTCAGGTAATCAATAATCAAATACATCTGAGATATGTTTTCACACTTCAAAGAATCATGTATTCTACAGATGAATATCCATCTCTCCGCAATTTCTGGGGAACAGTTATGAATAAGAATAATGAGCAGATTGTACTGAAGAAGATTACCTCACAAAATACACAACCTGCACAACAGACTTCACAACAATAA